One Microvirga thermotolerans DNA window includes the following coding sequences:
- a CDS encoding LysE family translocator, whose protein sequence is MPDLATFLTFYTAVLALQLAPGPDMILLLSRGVGQGRRTAVLTAIGMTLLAALVQLPLLALGVTSLIQASPLAFELLRWAGALYLVWLGAKLLVGSFRRQELHLSKAPRPVPDRVALRQGMINNLTNPKAMVFMLAFLPQFVDPANGWPVTAQLLFLGAVQKISGFFVLVGVAIGAGTIGNWLARRPGLVAWQERAAGAIMVGLGLRLALSGDAPSVRR, encoded by the coding sequence ATGCCCGACCTCGCGACGTTTCTGACCTTCTACACCGCCGTCCTGGCGCTTCAGCTGGCGCCGGGACCGGACATGATCCTCCTGCTCAGCCGCGGCGTGGGGCAGGGGCGGCGCACGGCCGTTCTGACCGCCATCGGCATGACCCTCCTGGCCGCGCTCGTGCAGCTGCCTCTCCTCGCGCTCGGCGTGACGTCGCTGATCCAGGCCTCGCCGCTGGCATTCGAGTTGCTGCGGTGGGCGGGGGCGCTCTATCTCGTCTGGCTGGGCGCGAAGCTCCTGGTAGGCTCCTTCCGCCGCCAGGAACTGCATCTGAGCAAGGCGCCGCGCCCGGTGCCGGATAGGGTCGCCCTTCGGCAGGGGATGATCAACAATCTCACCAACCCGAAGGCCATGGTCTTCATGCTCGCCTTCCTTCCCCAGTTCGTCGATCCTGCCAACGGCTGGCCGGTGACCGCGCAGCTCCTCTTTCTGGGTGCGGTCCAGAAGATATCCGGCTTCTTCGTGCTCGTCGGCGTGGCGATAGGGGCGGGAACCATCGGGAACTGGCTGGCGCGCCGGCCGGGTCTCGTGGCCTGGCAGGAGCGGGCTGCCGGCGCGATCATGGTCGGGCTCGGCCTGAGGCTCGCCCTGTCCGGCGACGCGCCGTCCGTGCGCCGCTGA
- a CDS encoding NAD(P)/FAD-dependent oxidoreductase, with product MASDDRILDCLIVGGGPAGLTAALYLARLRRHFVIVDSGAARAAWISKSHNIPVFAQGISGKEFLARQRDNLAQYGVSPVSGTVAGLRKQPDRFVAMVEGAEGPRQIAASRVLLATGAVDVEPDLPDLPDAVRRGLVRYCPICDGYESRDRRIAVIGYGDRGIGEAIFIARTYSRDVTLLTLGQHLQRPLKRQGELDALGVRVVEAPVERLDLEGDRIAALHAGGTELRFDVLYSALGLKYRSDLALSLGAEHDASGGLVVDGHCQTSVKGLYAAGDIVSGLDQIVVAMGHAATAAIHIHNRCERPPEDRGGA from the coding sequence ATGGCATCGGACGACAGGATTCTCGATTGTCTCATCGTGGGCGGCGGCCCGGCGGGCCTGACGGCCGCTCTGTATCTGGCAAGGCTCAGGCGGCACTTCGTTATCGTGGACAGCGGCGCAGCACGGGCGGCCTGGATTTCGAAGAGCCACAACATCCCCGTCTTCGCCCAGGGGATTTCCGGAAAGGAGTTTCTCGCCCGGCAGCGGGACAATCTCGCTCAGTACGGCGTTTCTCCCGTATCGGGGACCGTGGCGGGTCTGCGCAAGCAGCCCGACCGGTTCGTCGCCATGGTCGAAGGCGCGGAGGGCCCTCGCCAGATCGCCGCGAGCCGCGTCCTGCTCGCCACCGGCGCCGTCGATGTCGAGCCCGACCTCCCCGATCTCCCGGACGCGGTCCGGCGCGGGCTCGTCCGTTATTGCCCCATCTGCGACGGCTACGAATCCCGCGACCGTCGCATTGCCGTGATCGGCTACGGAGACAGGGGCATCGGCGAGGCGATCTTCATCGCGCGCACCTATTCCCGGGACGTGACGCTTCTCACCCTCGGCCAGCACCTGCAGAGGCCCCTGAAGCGGCAGGGCGAACTCGATGCGCTCGGGGTCCGGGTCGTCGAGGCTCCCGTCGAGCGGCTCGACCTGGAGGGCGACCGGATCGCCGCGCTCCACGCCGGCGGCACGGAACTGCGCTTCGACGTGCTCTATTCCGCCCTCGGCCTCAAATACCGCTCGGACCTCGCCCTGTCCCTGGGAGCGGAGCACGATGCCTCCGGCGGGCTCGTCGTCGACGGGCATTGTCAGACGAGCGTCAAGGGCCTGTATGCGGCGGGCGACATCGTGAGCGGGCTCGACCAGATCGTCGTGGCCATGGGCCACGCCGCCACGGCCGCCATTCACATCCACAATCGTTGCGAGCGGCCGCCGGAGGACCGGGGAGGCGCTTGA
- a CDS encoding alpha/beta hydrolase: MRKDHTQPEGTVHTLWIDSACLKGNLLGDPARRRVDVYVPAGHDGRGLPLLVDLVGYTAGGPAHTNWRNYGENVPERLDRLIGTGAMPPVVVAFPDCFTRLGGNQYIDSAATGPWETFLIEEMLPFVERRFSCGGDGRRGVFGKSSGGYGTLVHALRHGGSVWAAAASHSGDVGFEFLYHLGEFAGALRHLADHGMSIEAFIRKFEAGPKAKDADWHTMMILAQAATFDPAPGEFYGIRLPVDLHTCEPIEERWANWLRWDPLRMVDAEEHRDALRRLKCLYIDCGDIDQYNMVYGSRILHRKLEAAGIPHTYEEFHDNHSSVDYRMDTSLPLLAKALS, from the coding sequence ATGCGGAAGGACCATACCCAGCCGGAAGGAACCGTGCACACCCTCTGGATCGACAGCGCGTGCCTCAAAGGCAACCTGCTCGGCGATCCGGCGAGACGGCGCGTCGACGTCTACGTCCCCGCCGGCCACGACGGCCGCGGCCTTCCCCTTCTCGTGGACCTGGTGGGCTACACCGCGGGCGGTCCGGCCCACACGAACTGGAGGAACTATGGCGAGAACGTCCCGGAACGGCTCGACCGGCTGATCGGCACGGGGGCCATGCCCCCGGTCGTGGTGGCGTTCCCCGACTGCTTTACCCGGCTCGGCGGCAACCAGTACATCGACAGCGCCGCCACGGGCCCCTGGGAAACCTTCCTCATCGAGGAGATGCTGCCCTTCGTGGAGCGGCGCTTCTCCTGCGGCGGCGACGGCCGCCGCGGCGTCTTCGGCAAGAGCTCGGGCGGATACGGCACCCTCGTCCACGCCCTGCGTCACGGCGGGTCCGTCTGGGCTGCGGCGGCGAGCCATTCGGGCGACGTGGGCTTCGAGTTCCTCTACCATCTCGGCGAGTTCGCCGGCGCGCTCCGCCACCTTGCGGATCACGGCATGTCCATCGAGGCCTTCATCCGCAAGTTCGAGGCGGGCCCCAAGGCCAAGGATGCGGACTGGCACACGATGATGATTCTCGCCCAGGCCGCGACCTTCGATCCGGCGCCCGGGGAGTTCTACGGGATACGCCTTCCGGTCGACCTGCACACCTGCGAGCCGATCGAGGAGCGCTGGGCCAACTGGCTGCGCTGGGACCCGCTGCGCATGGTGGACGCGGAAGAGCACCGCGACGCCCTGCGCCGGCTGAAATGCCTCTACATCGATTGCGGCGACATCGACCAGTACAACATGGTCTACGGATCGCGGATCCTGCACCGGAAGCTCGAGGCGGCCGGCATCCCGCACACCTACGAGGAGTTCCACGACAACCACTCCTCGGTGGACTACCGGATGGATACGAGCCTGCCGCTGCTCGCCAAGGCCTTGAGCTGA
- a CDS encoding solute carrier family 23 protein produces MAEGYLPKWTLKTEGVVMPDERLPMGQTIVVGLQHVVAMFGATVLAPILMGFDPNVSILFSGIATLLFFLVVGGRVPSYLGSSFAFIGPVLVATGATVGSPNPNIGLALGGIIAAGALYFLIGLVVQMAGHRWVERLMPPVVTGAIVAAIGLVLAPIAISSASGASPDNQAGSDFARWISLATVVAVGLVAVYAPGMWRRLPVLIGGAVGYLAYYVCANILGLGQPIDYAKVSQAAWFGMPQFHSPVFDMRAISLIAPVALILVAENLGHIKAIGAMTGRNLDPYLGRAFMGDGLATMLSGAAGGTGMTTYAENMGVMSVTRIYSTLIFVVAAVIALVLGLSPKFGAFIGTIPGPVLGGLSIVVFGLIAATAGRIWVENRVDFSNPRNLITVAVALILGAGNFKLTLGGFTLDGIGTATFGAIILYHILHAGQPAAAEQPQPAE; encoded by the coding sequence ATGGCCGAAGGTTATCTGCCGAAATGGACGCTGAAGACGGAAGGCGTCGTCATGCCGGACGAACGCCTGCCGATGGGGCAGACCATCGTCGTCGGGCTCCAGCACGTGGTCGCCATGTTCGGCGCGACCGTGCTCGCGCCGATCCTCATGGGGTTCGACCCGAACGTGTCGATCCTGTTCTCGGGCATCGCCACGCTGCTCTTCTTCCTCGTGGTGGGCGGCCGCGTCCCGAGCTATCTCGGATCGAGCTTCGCCTTCATCGGGCCGGTCCTCGTCGCCACGGGCGCGACGGTCGGCAGCCCCAACCCGAACATCGGCCTCGCGCTCGGCGGCATCATCGCCGCGGGTGCCTTGTACTTCCTCATCGGCCTCGTGGTGCAGATGGCCGGGCACCGCTGGGTCGAGCGCCTGATGCCGCCGGTGGTGACGGGCGCCATCGTCGCGGCGATCGGCCTGGTGCTCGCGCCCATCGCCATCTCCAGCGCCTCGGGCGCCTCGCCGGACAACCAGGCGGGCTCGGACTTCGCCCGGTGGATCTCGCTCGCGACCGTCGTGGCAGTGGGCCTCGTGGCCGTCTATGCCCCGGGCATGTGGCGCCGGCTGCCGGTGCTGATCGGCGGCGCGGTCGGCTATCTCGCCTACTACGTCTGCGCCAACATCCTGGGTCTCGGCCAGCCCATCGACTACGCGAAGGTGAGCCAAGCGGCCTGGTTCGGCATGCCGCAGTTCCACAGCCCGGTCTTCGACATGCGCGCGATCAGCCTGATCGCCCCGGTCGCCCTGATCCTGGTCGCCGAGAACCTCGGGCACATCAAGGCGATCGGCGCGATGACCGGCCGCAACCTCGATCCCTATCTCGGCCGCGCCTTCATGGGCGACGGGCTCGCCACCATGCTTTCCGGTGCGGCGGGCGGCACGGGCATGACCACCTATGCCGAGAACATGGGCGTCATGTCGGTCACCCGCATCTACTCGACGCTGATCTTCGTCGTCGCCGCGGTGATCGCGCTCGTCCTCGGCCTGTCGCCGAAGTTCGGCGCCTTCATCGGCACCATTCCCGGCCCGGTGCTCGGCGGCCTCTCCATCGTGGTCTTCGGCCTCATCGCCGCAACGGCCGGCCGCATCTGGGTGGAAAACCGGGTGGACTTCTCGAATCCGCGCAACCTGATCACCGTCGCGGTGGCGCTGATCCTCGGGGCGGGCAACTTCAAGCTCACCCTCGGCGGCTTCACCCTGGACGGGATCGGCACCGCCACCTTCGGCGCGATCATCCTCTATCACATCCTGCACGCCGGGCAGCCTGCGGCGGCCGAGCAGCCCCAGCCGGCCGAATAG
- a CDS encoding SDR family oxidoreductase, with the protein MSSQTTTMPPQTQDKQPGRETEMHPRPDYEPRYPGSGRLKGKVALITGGDSGIGRAVAVLFAREGADVAIVYLNEGEDAQETKRLVEREGRQCLTIAGDVCEPGFARAAVERTLKQFGRLDVLVNNAAEQHPQRDIQDITPEQLDRTFRTNIFGYFYVTQAALPHLGKGAAIINTTSVTAYRGSPELLDYSATKGAIVAFTRSLAKKLAEQGIRVNGVAPGPIWTPLIPSTFPADKVAKFGADTPLKRPGQPNEVAPSYLFLACEDSSYVTGSVLHPNGGDPTES; encoded by the coding sequence ATGAGCTCTCAGACCACCACCATGCCACCCCAGACCCAGGACAAGCAGCCGGGCCGCGAAACGGAGATGCACCCGCGGCCCGATTACGAGCCGCGGTATCCCGGAAGCGGTCGGCTGAAGGGCAAGGTCGCCCTCATCACCGGCGGCGACAGCGGCATCGGCCGGGCCGTCGCCGTGCTCTTCGCACGCGAAGGGGCCGATGTGGCCATCGTCTACCTGAACGAGGGAGAGGATGCCCAGGAGACGAAACGCCTGGTCGAACGGGAAGGGCGGCAGTGCCTGACCATCGCAGGGGACGTCTGCGAGCCGGGCTTTGCAAGGGCCGCCGTGGAACGGACCCTGAAGCAGTTCGGCCGTCTCGACGTCCTCGTCAACAACGCCGCCGAGCAGCATCCGCAGAGGGACATTCAGGACATTACCCCGGAGCAGCTCGACCGGACCTTCCGCACGAACATCTTCGGCTATTTCTACGTGACGCAGGCCGCCCTGCCGCATCTGGGGAAAGGGGCCGCCATCATCAACACCACCTCGGTGACGGCCTATCGCGGCAGCCCCGAACTGCTCGACTACAGCGCCACGAAGGGCGCCATCGTCGCCTTCACGCGGTCCCTGGCGAAAAAGCTCGCGGAGCAGGGGATCCGCGTCAACGGCGTCGCACCGGGCCCGATCTGGACGCCTCTCATCCCCTCGACCTTCCCCGCCGACAAGGTGGCGAAGTTCGGCGCCGACACGCCCCTGAAGCGCCCCGGACAGCCGAACGAGGTGGCGCCCAGCTATCTGTTCCTGGCCTGCGAGGATTCCTCCTACGTCACCGGCTCCGTGCTGCACCCGAACGGCGGCGATCCGACCGAGTCCTGA
- a CDS encoding DUF1328 domain-containing protein — translation MLGWAVTFLIIALVAALFGFGGIAGTAVEIAKLIFFVAIVLFAISAVIGLLRGRNVP, via the coding sequence ATGCTCGGTTGGGCTGTCACTTTCCTGATCATCGCCCTGGTCGCGGCTCTCTTCGGTTTCGGCGGCATCGCCGGCACGGCGGTCGAGATCGCGAAGCTCATCTTCTTCGTGGCGATCGTGCTCTTCGCCATTTCCGCCGTGATCGGGCTTCTGCGCGGGCGCAACGTGCCCTGA
- a CDS encoding sigma-70 family RNA polymerase sigma factor: protein MTPDPALREALLAAVPSLRAFAISLSGQVDRADDLVQDTLLRALSNLHRFERGTNLNAWLFTILRNLFHSEYRKRRREVEDPEGSYASRLKVQPEQGARLDFEDFRNALAKLPPDQREALLLVGASGFSYEEAANICGCAVGTIKSRVNRARFRLASLLNVDDVEDLGPDSMTRAALQGTG, encoded by the coding sequence ATGACTCCGGATCCGGCTCTGCGCGAGGCTCTCCTCGCTGCCGTTCCGAGTTTACGTGCCTTCGCCATTTCCCTGTCGGGACAGGTCGACCGGGCCGACGATCTCGTTCAGGACACCCTGCTGCGCGCCCTCTCCAATCTCCATCGCTTCGAGCGCGGCACGAACCTCAATGCCTGGCTCTTCACGATCCTGCGCAACCTCTTCCATTCCGAATACCGCAAGCGCCGGCGGGAGGTGGAGGACCCGGAAGGGTCCTATGCGAGCCGCCTGAAGGTGCAGCCCGAACAGGGCGCCCGACTGGATTTCGAGGATTTCCGCAACGCCCTTGCCAAGCTTCCTCCGGACCAGCGGGAAGCGTTGCTCCTCGTCGGGGCCTCGGGCTTCTCCTACGAGGAGGCCGCCAATATCTGCGGCTGCGCCGTCGGCACCATCAAGAGCCGCGTCAACCGGGCCCGGTTTCGCCTTGCCTCTCTCCTCAACGTGGACGACGTGGAGGACCTCGGCCCCGACAGCATGACCCGGGCGGCCCTGCAGGGGACCGGTTGA
- a CDS encoding NepR family anti-sigma factor: MTGEKGNKLARVIPEESLSEKLASEPQLDKTSQKRIGDQLRAMYDELMQQPVPDRFKELLEKLDRSSAERSK; the protein is encoded by the coding sequence ATGACGGGTGAGAAGGGAAACAAGCTGGCTCGGGTCATCCCGGAGGAGTCGTTGAGCGAAAAGCTTGCATCCGAACCGCAGCTGGACAAGACGAGCCAGAAGCGTATCGGCGACCAGCTACGGGCCATGTACGACGAGCTGATGCAGCAGCCCGTCCCGGACCGGTTCAAGGAACTCCTCGAGAAGCTGGACCGGAGCAGCGCGGAGAGGTCCAAATGA
- a CDS encoding response regulator: MSTAQLVVQHLPYLRRYARALTGSQMAGDAYVAATLETLVSEPDTIGPSGNVKVELFRVFTRIWNSLSVNGRSEQVQRDLPAEVRLGQITPLPRQAFLLSCLEGFGEEEVGQILDADTKTVRELVDEAGRELAADMATDILIIEDEPLIAMDLEALVEGLGHNVIGVARTRTEAVKLASAKRPGLILADIQLADGSSGLDAVNDLLKAFEVPVIFITAYPERFLTGERPEPAFLIAKPFQPANVSAVISQALFFQQSARRREVRATA, from the coding sequence ATGTCGACAGCCCAGCTCGTCGTCCAGCACCTGCCGTATCTTCGTCGTTATGCCCGCGCCCTCACCGGGAGCCAGATGGCTGGCGACGCCTATGTCGCGGCCACCCTGGAGACCCTGGTCAGTGAGCCGGACACCATCGGGCCGTCCGGCAATGTGAAAGTCGAGCTTTTCCGGGTCTTTACCCGCATCTGGAACTCCCTTTCGGTGAACGGCCGCAGCGAGCAGGTCCAGCGGGATCTCCCCGCCGAGGTGCGCCTGGGCCAGATCACTCCCCTGCCGCGTCAGGCGTTCCTGCTCTCCTGCCTCGAGGGATTCGGGGAGGAGGAGGTCGGCCAGATCCTCGATGCGGATACGAAGACGGTCCGGGAGCTTGTCGACGAGGCCGGCCGCGAACTCGCCGCCGACATGGCGACCGACATCCTCATCATCGAGGACGAGCCCCTCATCGCCATGGATCTCGAGGCTCTCGTCGAAGGGCTGGGGCACAACGTCATCGGAGTCGCCCGGACCCGCACCGAGGCGGTCAAGCTGGCCTCGGCCAAGCGGCCCGGCCTCATTCTGGCAGACATCCAGCTCGCCGACGGCAGCTCCGGCCTGGACGCGGTCAACGACCTGCTCAAGGCCTTCGAGGTTCCGGTGATCTTCATCACCGCCTATCCGGAGCGCTTCCTGACCGGCGAGCGGCCCGAGCCGGCCTTCCTCATTGCGAAACCCTTCCAGCCTGCGAACGTGTCCGCCGTGATCAGCCAAGCGCTCTTCTTCCAGCAGAGCGCCCGGCGTCGCGAGGTTCGTGCGACCGCCTGA